The DNA region CTTTGCTCCCCCTCCCACCATAGTTACATCAAGCGACGCACGGGGCAAGAATTCCTTAAACCGATTATGACAACAAGAACAAACGGAATTTTTATCCGGcatgttttacttttttatagGGGTTGGGGTGTTAAAAGATAAGGCTAACATTTCCGTATCTCAAGTCATCATATGGCGAGTAAGCACCACATTAAATCTATTGCACGGATTTCAGCCACTTCGATGATCCATATCGATGTTAATTAAATATCTGCCACTTGTTGATACCAGTTTTCTCGTAAGCATAAAGATAATCACAAAAGTGGAACAGTGTCACATGCCATGTCGTGCTCCTTTTCACGTTTCTCCAAAAAATTGCTAAGTACCATTATATGCAACATCTGGTTGTCAGACAAAACTCACGAATCATGCATCCGCCGAGTTCTGTGAAACTAATTTTTCCAACATAAGTTACATAACTATTGatttaatgaaagtgaaaaaatattctTGGATTAAGTCATTAAGTGGTGATAGGACTAATTGTTCATGCCCGCGGCGGTCTTGTAACGGGCTGTTTGATTAGTAGTATTTACTAAGTATTTTGGCTGGTTTGGAATCAATTAGTGACAGCGAAACtagaaaataacaaattctttTCACACACATACTAGAGTTATCTTAAGGCGGCGTTTGGTTCTGTTTGATGAATTCCAAGCGTTATATTCACAGTTCTCATAGGTCGGTTTCTTTGccatgtttttcatttttaaggttttttacTATCACAGCAACATCAATAACATATGTTGAATCCTGTTTCAGAGTTGACGAAGGAGTTCGGTTAGGAAATCTTTTTTTGATAATGCCCCGGAAGTCGGGTTTGAAGAAAGAATAGACTATTGGATTGACCGCAGAGCCCAGTGCGACTGTAAATAAAGAGAAATCCAAGAGCCACACCGGCGATAACATTTCCACAGTGTTTCTGTCAGTGATTGCAGATATAACGCTGGTCAAGTATAAAACTGGCGTCCAACTTAAGAGGAAGGAAATAGATATCAGTGCAAACATCTTGGCAACTTTTGTCTCTGAAGCCATCGTGCTGTTAGagtttttcttcagtttatcTTTGTTGTCCCGTTTGCCTCGCCAGCTGCCGAGACTGCTATCTCGTCGTAACCGCTTGACAATATGCCTAGCTTGCTGAAAGATCTGGTAGTAGGCTATACACACAAATAAATACGGCACAACAACGCCCATACCTTGTAGCATAAACATGTAGATTGCTTGAGCTAGTATACTGTCTTTTGACCCCCAAATGAGAGGAATGATTGAcacaaacaaaggaacaatcCAAGAACCTACAATGAATTTGAAGAAATATCTCCTCATGACGGCATAGtaattaaaaggtttttttatagCCAGGTATCTGTCTAAAGTCACTAAAAACACATTGGCGACCCCCGTAAGCAAAATAGCGCATACGATGTATCCTGTGACAGGGTGCGTTGGCAAAGCAATGTACAAAGGCAAAAGGAGGGCACCTGTGAGTATGTCTGACACTGCAAGGGACACAACGAATCCATTGGTGTAAGTCCTTAGCTTGGGATGTAAATACACCAAGAGGCACACACAGCTGTTAGTAACTACGATCAGCAATGACAGGCAGCCCAACGGGATGGCAATCTCACTTGGCTGCATTAGCGATAGACGTTTCAActattgcaaaattaaaattcagtttatGACTTCAAGCGCTGTCTCCTTTTGATTGTTGGTTGAATGACGCGGCGAAAATTGATCCTGTTCTGTTATTGACCCAGATGTC from Pocillopora verrucosa isolate sample1 chromosome 1, ASM3666991v2, whole genome shotgun sequence includes:
- the LOC131796771 gene encoding histamine H2 receptor gives rise to the protein MQPSEIAIPLGCLSLLIVVTNSCVCLLVYLHPKLRTYTNGFVVSLAVSDILTGALLLPLYIALPTHPVTGYIVCAILLTGVANVFLVTLDRYLAIKKPFNYYAVMRRYFFKFIVGSWIVPLFVSIIPLIWGSKDSILAQAIYMFMLQGMGVVVPYLFVCIAYYQIFQQARHIVKRLRRDSSLGSWRGKRDNKDKLKKNSNSTMASETKVAKMFALISISFLLSWTPVLYLTSVISAITDRNTVEMLSPVWLLDFSLFTVALGSAVNPIVYSFFKPDFRGIIKKRFPNRTPSSTLKQDSTYVIDVAVIVKNLKNEKHGKETDL